Proteins encoded by one window of Chanos chanos chromosome 7, fChaCha1.1, whole genome shotgun sequence:
- the ndfip2 gene encoding NEDD4 family-interacting protein 2 — MEQAVSRYQVLHNEDDSSEACGSAEPSTSAQAAASAITPSDPVAMPTEAEAPPPPYASVAVGATAAPDSTFQADFPVPPPYSVATSLPTYDEAEKAKAAAMAASAVQVIPQDDDFLPRDDLSDADQLRVGNDGIFMLAFFMAFLFNWIGFCLSFCLTNTIAGRYGAICGFGLSLIKWILIVRFSDYFTGYFNGQYWLWWIFLVLGLLLFFRGFVNYLKVRNMSENMATSHRTRFFFLY; from the exons TTGCACAACGAGGATGACTCCTCCGAGGCGTGTGGCAGCGCTGAACCGTCCACCTCCGCCCAGGCCGCCGCTTCAGCCATTACCCCTAGTGACCCTGTTGCCATGCCGACAGAGGCGGaggccccgccccctccctACGCCAGCGTGGCAGTAGGAGCCACGGCCGCTCCAG acaGCACTTTTCAGGCCGACTTTCCCGTGCCGCCCCCCTACAGCGTGGCCACCTCGTTGCCAACCTACGACGAGGCCGAGAAGGCCAAAGCCGCTGCCATGGCGGCGTCCGCCGTGCAGGTCATTCCTCAG GATGATGATTTTCTACCCCGGGATGACTTAAGTGATGCTGATCAGCTAAGGGTGGGAAACGATGGCATCTTCATGCTGGCCTTTTTCA tggCCTTCCTCTTTAACTGGATCgggttctgtctgtctttctgtttgaccAACACCATTGCTGGCCGATATGGGGCCATATGCGGCTTTGGCCTCTCCCTCATCAAGTGGATCCTCATCGTGAGG TTTTCTGATTACTTCACTGGATACTTTAATGGACAGTATTGGCTCTGGTGGATTTTCCTGGTGCTTG gtctcctcctcttcttccgaGGATTTGTCAATTACCTGAAAGTACGtaacatgtctgagaacatGGCCACTTCTCACAGGACACgcttcttcttcctctactAG